Proteins from one Hoplias malabaricus isolate fHopMal1 chromosome 2, fHopMal1.hap1, whole genome shotgun sequence genomic window:
- the LOC136673475 gene encoding endonuclease domain-containing 1 protein-like produces the protein MILLSPVLLLLLALSGCFTEVVDDFKNTCPQFFVNPGGIRSPPTVFTGKNYKQICQIRNNMYEYATLYDTDNKIPVFSAYRFEGLMHCTRIEKWYIEPQLEDISKGKKMQKEESKVQYIHQAVNDDYSIKGFHRGHLAPVFHAETQSCADATFTLTNAAPQNSSFNQGQWKKTEKDVATLLENKCKGNSRYIVTGVVPDNTRPPLHNRVTVPSHFWTAYCCIDNNHRVTASGGYLGKNENVPVEALPVGELDKRLSALYGQRPFQVFGGKCDKSITNLALIQSRGLSLILCLDDDLFPTLFEKRKCMTLLHQERKGR, from the exons ATGATCCTCCTCAGTCCTGTGCTTCTGCTGCTTTTGGCTCTGTCTGGATGCTTCACTGAAGTCGTAgatgattttaaaaacacatgtcCCCAATTCTTTGTCAACCCAGGAGGAATTCGGTCTCCTCCGACTGTATTCACAGGAAAAAACTACAAACAGATCTGTCAAATTCGAAATAACATGTATGAATATGCAACACTTTACGACACAGACAACAAGATCCCTGTGTTCTCAGCCTACAGGTTTGAAGGTTTAATGCATTGTACAAGAATTGAGAAGTGGTATATCGAACCCCAG CTTGAAGACATTtctaaagggaaaaaaatgcaaaaagaaGAAAGCAAAGTTCAATATATACATCAAGCTGTCAATGATGACTACAGCATAAAAGGCTTCCATAGAGGTCACCTGGCTCCAGTCTTCCATGCAGAGACTCAGAGCTGCGCTGATGCTACATTCACCCTCACCAACGCTGCTCCACAAAATTCATCTTTTAACCAAGGCCAGTGGAAGAAGACAGAGAAAGATGTGGCTACTCTTCTGGAGAACAAGTGCAAGGGAAATTCCAGATACATTGTCACTGGGGTGGTTCCAGACAATACCAGACCTCCTCTACATAACAGAGTTACTGTTCCCAGTCATTTCTGGACCGCTTACTGCTGCATAGACAACAATCACAGAGTGACTGCTTCAGGTGGTTACTTAGGAAAGAATGAAAATGTCCCGGTGGAGGCACTGCCAGTCGGAGAGTTAGACAAAAGACTCTCTGCTCTGTACGGTCAAAGACCTTTCCAAGTTTTTGGTGGAAAATGCGATAAATCAATCACCAATTTAGCTTTGATTCAGAGTAGGGGGCTGTCTCTGATTCTGTGCCTCGATGA